The proteins below are encoded in one region of Sporosarcina sp. FSL K6-1508:
- the istB gene encoding IS21-like element helper ATPase IstB produces the protein MKNSYQQLIQNLEYLKLKQMTQHLGEVVDFSIKNELSFIDTLVKLTNYEIDVKEQNMIHSMVKVGAFPHRKEITEFDFEFQPSINKQQISDFISLRFLEAQENIVFLGPSGVGKTHLATSIGIAAAKKRTSTYFIKCHDLIQNLKRAKIENRLEVRLKHYTKYRLLIIDEIGYLPIEAEDAKMFFQLIDMRYEKKSTILTTNINFKAWDEVFQDTKLANAILDRVLHHATVVSIVGQSYRIKDHLKKEDE, from the coding sequence ATGAAGAATAGTTATCAGCAATTAATCCAAAACTTAGAGTACTTAAAACTGAAACAAATGACGCAACATTTAGGAGAAGTCGTGGACTTCAGCATTAAAAACGAATTGTCATTTATAGATACTTTAGTCAAACTTACAAATTATGAGATTGATGTGAAAGAACAAAATATGATTCACTCAATGGTTAAAGTGGGTGCCTTCCCACACCGAAAAGAAATCACTGAATTTGATTTTGAATTTCAGCCAAGTATAAATAAGCAGCAAATTTCAGATTTTATTTCATTACGCTTCCTTGAGGCGCAAGAGAACATTGTATTTTTAGGCCCCAGCGGGGTCGGCAAAACTCATTTGGCGACATCGATAGGTATAGCGGCCGCAAAGAAACGTACCAGCACTTACTTTATAAAGTGCCACGACTTAATCCAGAACTTGAAGCGTGCAAAGATAGAGAATCGCTTAGAAGTCCGTTTAAAGCATTATACGAAGTATAGACTATTGATTATTGATGAGATTGGTTACTTACCAATTGAAGCAGAGGATGCGAAGATGTTCTTCCAGCTCATTGATATGCGTTATGAAAAAAAAAGTACGATTTTAACGACGAATATTAACTTCAAAGCATGGGATGAAGTTTTCCAGGATACCAAATTAGCGAACGCCATATTGGATCGTGTTCTGCATCACGCAACAGTTGTAAGTATCGTTGGACAATCCTACAGAATAAAGGATCACCTCAAAAAAGAAGATGAGTGA
- the istA gene encoding IS21 family transposase, with the protein MYLQLDIQTEIEVKNLFDLPKLQQLMGNLKMKINKSRLARELNVDRRTIEKYLNGFTPKETRNKASKIDQYYEVIALLLSTDSKQIFYYKRVLWQYLTDNHDLQCSQSAFRAYINRKPEFKAYFDDGKRTTSSASSGIRYETKPGEQAQLDWKESIRYEMKDGEIIYVNVAVLLLSYSRFRAFHLSISKSQSVLLSFMTEAFEVFGGVPKVIVTDNMKTVMDEARTDYFKGVVNNKFTQFAKDFGFKVQPCVAGRPRTKGKVEAPMKLLDEIHAYQGKFNYEELHQFIQKLCTRINQSINQGTNKIPLFAHKQEKNLLLPLPQDKVKDSYRIKHTLVKVNASNMITYKSNQYSVPAKYQGKTVGLQVYDDQLFVYYTTELIVQHQITTSKLNYKETHYKDTLAKAIPYYPDIDALAKQNLAAIGEVYSDEE; encoded by the coding sequence GTGTATTTGCAGCTAGATATTCAGACGGAAATTGAAGTGAAGAATCTTTTCGATCTACCAAAACTACAGCAACTAATGGGGAATTTAAAAATGAAAATAAATAAAAGCCGGTTGGCTAGAGAATTAAATGTAGATCGTCGAACGATTGAAAAATATTTAAACGGTTTCACACCAAAGGAAACTAGAAATAAAGCTTCTAAAATTGACCAATACTATGAAGTCATCGCGTTACTTTTATCCACCGATTCCAAACAAATCTTTTATTACAAGCGAGTTTTATGGCAATATCTTACGGATAATCATGATCTACAGTGTTCGCAATCTGCTTTCCGTGCATATATAAATCGAAAACCAGAATTCAAGGCCTACTTTGATGATGGAAAGCGTACAACATCAAGTGCTTCATCTGGGATTCGTTATGAAACGAAACCTGGTGAACAAGCACAGCTGGATTGGAAAGAGAGTATTCGCTATGAAATGAAAGATGGTGAAATTATCTATGTGAATGTGGCAGTGCTCCTACTTTCTTATTCAAGATTTAGAGCCTTTCATCTAAGTATTTCAAAATCTCAAAGTGTCTTATTGTCATTTATGACAGAAGCGTTTGAAGTATTTGGAGGCGTACCAAAAGTGATTGTGACAGACAATATGAAAACCGTAATGGATGAGGCAAGAACAGATTATTTCAAGGGAGTTGTGAATAACAAGTTTACTCAATTCGCGAAGGATTTCGGCTTCAAAGTCCAACCTTGTGTTGCAGGAAGACCTAGAACAAAAGGCAAAGTAGAAGCACCTATGAAGCTGTTGGATGAGATTCATGCTTATCAGGGGAAATTCAACTATGAAGAGTTACATCAATTCATACAGAAGCTCTGTACACGTATTAATCAAAGTATCAATCAAGGGACGAATAAGATACCACTATTTGCGCACAAACAAGAAAAGAACCTCTTACTCCCCCTACCACAGGACAAAGTAAAAGATTCTTACAGAATCAAGCACACACTTGTAAAAGTCAATGCTTCAAACATGATTACCTACAAGTCTAACCAATATTCGGTTCCAGCCAAATATCAAGGGAAGACGGTCGGGTTACAAGTATATGATGATCAGTTATTTGTCTACTATACCACGGAATTAATTGTGCAGCATCAGATAACTACATCGAAATTAAATTATAAAGAGACGCATTATAAAGATACGCTAGCCAAAGCAATTCCCTATTATCCAGATATCGATGCTTTAGCCAAACAAAATCTAGCAGCAATCGGTGAGGTGTATAGCGATGAAGAATAG
- a CDS encoding MBL fold metallo-hydrolase, translating into MLEIKDSWFTVTQIDDMTFAISEYGHWERVHSYLLIGEEKAALIDTGLGIDNIKRITDQLTNLAIIVLTTHVHWDHIGSHGEFKNIYVHTDEEDWLVNGIKKLPIEQIRKDVSRDITIPTPGTFNPDTYKPFQGNPTGLLNGGDEIEIGNRRLIIYHTPGHSPGHISILDTSTGYLFTGDLLYDETPVYAFFPTTDPVDLVQSLLRISIIPDVTKIYGGHNTIGLDVSLLQEVKNAVEELKEKDQVRFGTGIHKFKGFSVQF; encoded by the coding sequence ATGCTTGAAATTAAAGACTCATGGTTCACGGTAACTCAAATAGATGATATGACTTTCGCGATTAGTGAGTATGGACATTGGGAAAGAGTTCATTCTTATTTATTAATTGGCGAGGAGAAAGCTGCATTAATAGATACGGGTCTTGGAATTGATAACATAAAGAGGATTACAGACCAGCTGACAAACTTGGCGATCATTGTTTTAACCACACACGTCCATTGGGACCATATTGGAAGTCACGGTGAGTTTAAGAATATTTATGTACATACGGATGAAGAAGACTGGCTAGTCAATGGTATTAAGAAGCTTCCTATCGAACAAATCAGGAAAGATGTAAGTCGCGATATTACAATACCCACGCCAGGGACATTTAATCCAGACACTTATAAACCCTTTCAAGGTAATCCTACAGGTTTGTTAAATGGGGGAGATGAAATAGAGATAGGCAATAGAAGATTGATTATCTACCATACCCCAGGACATTCACCGGGTCATATTTCGATTCTAGATACTAGTACAGGTTATTTATTTACAGGTGATTTGCTTTACGACGAGACCCCGGTATATGCTTTTTTCCCGACAACCGATCCTGTGGATTTAGTACAATCATTATTGAGAATATCCATTATTCCCGATGTAACGAAGATATATGGCGGACATAATACAATAGGTCTTGATGTAAGTCTTTTACAAGAAGTGAAAAATGCAGTTGAAGAGCTTAAGGAGAAAGACCAAGTAAGATTCGGTACTGGAATTCATAAATTCAAAGGATTTAGCGTGCAATTCTAA
- a CDS encoding GNAT family N-acetyltransferase, producing the protein MDVFIEKLLVTDAENLLNFELENRTFFEEMVPSRGDEYYNPEIFKKRHESLLEEQVKGGSYFYLIKDKDSSIIGRINLVDIDESKKIGHLGYRVGQAHTRKGIANKALKILVETVTDKGIKQIKAKTTINNIASQRVLEKNGFKRIATSSEQFEMNGKKLNFVYYALTISSC; encoded by the coding sequence ATGGATGTATTTATTGAAAAATTACTTGTTACAGATGCAGAAAACTTGTTGAATTTCGAACTTGAAAACAGAACTTTTTTTGAAGAAATGGTACCCAGTCGTGGAGATGAATACTATAATCCAGAGATTTTTAAAAAAAGACATGAAAGTTTACTTGAAGAACAAGTTAAAGGAGGCTCATATTTCTATTTAATCAAAGATAAAGATAGTTCAATTATTGGAAGAATAAATCTAGTGGATATTGATGAATCTAAAAAAATCGGTCATCTCGGTTATAGAGTTGGGCAAGCACATACAAGAAAAGGAATTGCTAATAAAGCATTGAAAATATTGGTAGAAACAGTAACTGACAAAGGTATAAAACAGATTAAAGCTAAAACAACAATTAATAACATAGCTTCACAAAGAGTCTTAGAGAAAAACGGATTTAAGAGAATAGCTACTAGTAGTGAACAATTCGAAATGAATGGGAAAAAGTTAAATTTTGTCTATTATGCTTTGACTATTTCGTCTTGTTAA
- a CDS encoding metallophosphoesterase, translated as MIEVRRLQLDKTKRSIIISDIHANLMLFKKLLRKVNYTVEDYLFINGDLCEKGPKSIEVVNYIRNLSMKSSTVYVTKGNCDVLYRPIFNGVEGIISYMNRQKNSILNEMLSMHGKSPDDFSLQELAQFYRQYFHSEIEWLESLPIAYETDEFIIIHAGIENIENWQRTEETFALSAPAFYENEHQANKTVIVGHWPVVNYRSNQVSSNNPLIDLNKKVIALDGGNQIKKDGQLNALLVENDTYSFTYVDDLVEEIVVQKDYIDLANRIGTVTYPNYEMKIIKQEEYFTLCENRKLGLQQWIKNEYLIIEERQARSKSDLSTTFLSVTQAEKVRVVDNKCAGYSLVKKANGEVGWIPKDCLDTKKGG; from the coding sequence ATGATCGAAGTTCGGCGACTGCAATTAGATAAAACAAAAAGATCGATTATCATTTCAGATATACATGCAAATCTAATGCTATTTAAAAAGCTATTAAGGAAAGTGAATTATACAGTAGAAGATTATCTATTTATCAATGGGGATCTATGTGAAAAAGGACCAAAAAGTATAGAAGTGGTCAATTACATACGGAATCTATCCATGAAATCAAGTACTGTCTATGTAACAAAAGGGAATTGTGATGTGCTGTATCGTCCAATTTTTAATGGGGTTGAGGGAATCATTTCATACATGAACCGACAAAAGAACTCGATTTTAAATGAAATGCTATCGATGCACGGTAAATCACCTGATGATTTCTCCTTACAAGAATTAGCTCAGTTTTACCGGCAGTATTTTCATAGTGAAATAGAATGGCTTGAATCATTGCCTATCGCTTATGAAACAGATGAGTTTATAATCATTCATGCGGGAATTGAAAACATCGAAAATTGGCAGCGGACAGAAGAAACATTTGCATTATCTGCACCCGCGTTTTATGAAAATGAACACCAAGCAAATAAAACGGTTATTGTAGGTCACTGGCCAGTCGTTAATTATCGGTCAAACCAGGTCAGTTCAAATAACCCGCTAATTGACTTAAATAAAAAAGTCATTGCGTTGGATGGCGGAAATCAAATTAAAAAAGACGGACAACTGAATGCCTTACTCGTCGAAAATGATACGTATTCATTTACCTATGTTGATGATTTAGTAGAAGAAATAGTGGTTCAAAAAGACTATATAGATCTAGCCAACAGAATCGGCACCGTGACATATCCAAATTATGAAATGAAAATAATAAAACAGGAGGAATACTTTACACTTTGCGAAAATAGAAAACTCGGTTTACAGCAATGGATTAAGAATGAATATCTAATAATTGAGGAAAGACAAGCACGATCAAAAAGTGATCTTAGTACGACCTTCCTGTCTGTAACACAAGCCGAAAAGGTTAGGGTTGTTGATAATAAATGTGCGGGATATAGTCTTGTGAAAAAAGCGAATGGGGAAGTAGGATGGATACCCAAAGATTGTCTGGATACTAAAAAAGGGGGTTAG
- a CDS encoding GNAT family N-acetyltransferase translates to MCVYLLGVVYVDQIVEPRTAIVYAVGSVYYLLGDPEDESFNSHLGDLISKQLNQESLDLCGGTWFCTTIFDANWKKTLEKVVDGRRYYVDYSVYYELDTVRFNIGLGQSRHVLDEDLAMVKITKELINADVNLREELTEYWSSAESFTRFGLGYALLKNDKVISTCYSCCVSGDCHEIYIATFDQNVRNRGLATILGQQYIKECLERGYGAYWSTDQSNEPSKRVAEKSGFDHSHRLMSFEFVF, encoded by the coding sequence ATTTGTGTTTATCTTCTTGGAGTAGTATATGTTGATCAGATAGTGGAGCCCAGGACTGCGATAGTATACGCGGTAGGCTCGGTATACTATCTGCTGGGTGATCCAGAGGATGAATCGTTTAACAGCCACCTGGGTGATTTAATTTCCAAACAATTAAATCAAGAAAGTCTGGATTTATGTGGAGGAACCTGGTTTTGTACCACAATCTTTGATGCAAACTGGAAGAAAACACTAGAAAAAGTGGTTGATGGGCGTAGATATTATGTGGATTATAGTGTCTATTACGAATTGGATACTGTTCGTTTTAATATAGGTTTGGGGCAATCCCGTCATGTACTTGATGAAGATCTTGCCATGGTAAAAATCACTAAGGAATTGATTAATGCTGACGTGAATTTAAGAGAAGAGTTAACAGAATATTGGTCTTCAGCGGAATCTTTTACCCGGTTCGGATTAGGATATGCTTTATTAAAAAATGATAAGGTTATAAGTACATGTTACTCATGTTGTGTTAGCGGAGATTGCCATGAAATTTATATAGCAACATTTGATCAAAATGTGCGAAATCGCGGTTTGGCAACGATACTGGGACAACAATACATAAAGGAATGCTTGGAGAGAGGGTATGGTGCTTATTGGAGCACTGATCAATCTAATGAGCCATCCAAGAGAGTGGCTGAAAAATCGGGTTTTGATCATTCGCATCGATTGATGTCGTTCGAATTTGTTTTCTGA
- a CDS encoding LAGLIDADG family homing endonuclease, producing the protein MPRNPGMTDEAIINMYKSGMSFKEMQPIIGLSDRAIRNVLYKHEIPMNREQYSGQPRKNKVNEDFFKVWTHEMAWVLGLFVTDGHVNKQYHSIYFSQKDERILKLIAKYMEADYVLAPIGSTRSTPTLIVNSKKIKMDLEALGIVANKSLTVPFPNIPGEFLSSFVRGVIDGDGWVGKEGYQMHITSGSLDFTEGLLAVFHSWGLKTKITFIKGQTGNIIYRLWVNGKNELPKLAKIIYNMQLSMTFMSIKECI; encoded by the coding sequence ATGCCTAGAAACCCAGGTATGACAGACGAAGCCATTATTAACATGTACAAGAGTGGCATGTCATTTAAGGAAATGCAACCAATCATTGGCCTGTCTGATCGTGCAATTAGGAATGTGCTATATAAACATGAGATACCAATGAACAGGGAACAATACTCAGGTCAGCCTAGGAAAAACAAAGTGAATGAAGACTTTTTCAAAGTGTGGACACACGAAATGGCCTGGGTACTTGGGTTATTCGTGACAGATGGACATGTTAATAAACAGTATCATAGCATTTACTTTTCACAAAAAGATGAACGTATTCTTAAATTGATTGCAAAATACATGGAAGCTGACTATGTACTGGCACCTATAGGCTCGACAAGATCGACCCCGACTTTAATCGTTAATTCTAAAAAAATTAAAATGGATCTTGAAGCTTTGGGGATTGTTGCTAATAAATCGTTGACAGTTCCTTTTCCCAATATCCCTGGAGAATTCCTATCTTCTTTTGTTAGGGGCGTTATTGATGGCGATGGTTGGGTGGGAAAAGAAGGTTACCAGATGCACATTACATCTGGCAGCTTGGATTTTACGGAAGGACTTTTAGCTGTTTTTCACTCATGGGGATTGAAAACTAAGATTACATTCATAAAAGGACAAACGGGTAATATTATTTACCGTTTATGGGTTAATGGTAAAAATGAACTTCCGAAGCTAGCCAAAATTATTTATAATATGCAACTTTCGATGACTTTCATGTCTATAAAAGAGTGTATATGA
- a CDS encoding MDR family MFS transporter — protein MKNDLYEQRIKIISAFLIAAFIGLFNETALNMAIAQLIVDFNSDAPTIQWLTTGYLLTLGVLVPISAILMQRFTTRQLFTASLLFSMTGTVIAAISPTFTILLMGRIIQAAGTAIILPLMMQVILLVYPINKRGAAMGKIGLVIVFAPAIGPTIAGLVIDQLSWHFIFWLSLPFLVLAFLIGLKFIQNVSEVKPMKFDIMSIVLSTLGFGGIVYGFSISGKLGTFMTAEVLVAVCVGLLALVLFGFRQLKMEQPMLNLRVFTFRMYSLGVTLVMICMMMILSTMVLLPIYLQNILLLTPVIAGLVLLPGGVINAFMSVVAGNMFDRFGPRVMVPAGLFMSLVALFALRTIDGTTSVYFIIAFHIIMFIGISLTMMPAQTNGLNQLPTQMYPDGTAIMNTLQQVAGAVGTAVAVTIMSISTANYVNMNGNTVAAQLEGSIQGVQNSITFGLIIAVVGFALSLLLRNVRQEK, from the coding sequence ATGAAAAATGATTTATATGAACAGCGAATTAAGATAATCAGCGCGTTTTTAATTGCAGCGTTTATCGGACTATTTAATGAAACGGCTTTAAATATGGCTATTGCACAATTAATAGTTGACTTCAATTCAGATGCCCCGACTATACAATGGCTAACGACGGGCTACTTATTGACACTAGGTGTGTTAGTGCCAATATCTGCGATTTTGATGCAACGCTTTACGACAAGGCAATTGTTTACAGCTTCGCTATTATTCTCTATGACAGGGACTGTAATTGCAGCGATTTCACCGACGTTTACAATTTTGTTGATGGGACGTATTATACAAGCAGCTGGTACAGCAATTATTTTACCGCTAATGATGCAGGTGATTTTACTCGTCTATCCGATTAATAAACGTGGGGCGGCAATGGGGAAAATTGGTCTTGTCATCGTTTTTGCGCCAGCGATTGGACCAACCATTGCAGGTTTAGTCATTGATCAGTTATCCTGGCACTTTATCTTCTGGTTAAGTTTGCCCTTTTTAGTGCTAGCATTTTTGATTGGTTTAAAATTCATCCAAAATGTCAGCGAAGTAAAACCGATGAAATTCGATATAATGTCGATTGTTCTGTCGACATTAGGTTTTGGGGGCATTGTGTATGGCTTTAGTATCTCAGGGAAGCTCGGTACATTTATGACGGCAGAAGTACTTGTGGCAGTTTGTGTCGGCTTACTTGCTTTAGTATTATTCGGCTTCCGGCAACTAAAGATGGAACAGCCAATGCTGAATTTACGTGTATTTACATTCCGCATGTACAGCTTAGGTGTCACACTTGTCATGATTTGTATGATGATGATCTTATCGACGATGGTACTGCTACCGATTTATTTGCAAAACATCTTATTGTTAACGCCTGTAATTGCGGGATTAGTGTTATTGCCAGGTGGGGTTATTAATGCCTTTATGTCTGTTGTGGCGGGTAATATGTTTGATCGCTTCGGACCTCGTGTGATGGTGCCTGCAGGGCTATTTATGAGCTTGGTTGCGCTGTTCGCACTGCGGACGATTGATGGCACGACATCTGTATACTTTATAATTGCGTTCCATATTATTATGTTTATCGGGATATCATTAACGATGATGCCAGCACAAACTAATGGTTTAAACCAGCTACCTACACAAATGTATCCGGACGGAACAGCTATCATGAATACACTGCAACAAGTAGCTGGTGCGGTAGGTACTGCAGTCGCAGTCACTATTATGTCGATTAGTACGGCTAATTATGTGAATATGAATGGCAATACAGTAGCAGCACAGCTAGAAGGCTCGATTCAAGGCGTACAAAATTCAATTACATTCGGATTAATCATCGCTGTCGTCGGTTTTGCCTTATCGCTATTATTACGCAATGTACGACAAGAAAAATAA
- a CDS encoding CPBP family intramembrane glutamic endopeptidase, producing MSIYGKKGLVFGGLIWGVWHTPMIYFYDLNFGKNHHLGLIFMIVFCVLAGIILQYIYEKSNSIYSVALMHGMLNVSGTFIFFFSVTEEHRYFTDGGTGIVGLFILLIIAYLCYRKFPVKQKTAV from the coding sequence ATTTCAATATACGGAAAAAAGGGGCTTGTCTTTGGCGGCTTAATTTGGGGTGTATGGCATACTCCAATGATTTATTTTTACGACTTAAATTTCGGTAAGAACCATCATTTAGGTTTGATTTTCATGATAGTTTTTTGTGTTTTAGCTGGCATTATACTTCAGTACATTTATGAAAAAAGCAATTCAATATACTCAGTTGCCTTAATGCACGGTATGCTAAATGTATCAGGGACTTTTATTTTCTTTTTTTCAGTAACAGAAGAACATAGATACTTTACTGATGGTGGAACGGGAATAGTTGGTTTATTTATTTTACTAATAATCGCTTATTTATGCTATCGTAAATTCCCAGTTAAGCAAAAAACAGCTGTTTGA
- a CDS encoding rRNA methyltransferase produces MTQHSDAPYCIEDKSSLPRWKLIDGKLVHTQGSRTPFRTNISKSVLDFLKGVAKEKKIHINYLKESGLEKVLKQEVISYDRDSRPKDRIQYKTTYDAELLANVREFAKRNKLFINDIIEYSVQWIDIE; encoded by the coding sequence ATGACACAGCATTCTGACGCTCCTTATTGTATTGAAGATAAAAGTTCATTACCAAGATGGAAACTAATAGATGGAAAACTAGTTCATACACAAGGTTCAAGAACACCATTCAGAACAAACATCAGTAAATCTGTTTTAGATTTTTTGAAGGGCGTGGCTAAAGAAAAGAAAATCCATATTAATTATTTGAAAGAAAGTGGACTAGAAAAGGTTTTGAAACAAGAAGTTATTTCGTACGATAGAGATTCAAGGCCTAAAGATCGTATTCAATATAAGACAACTTATGATGCTGAGCTATTAGCTAACGTAAGAGAATTTGCTAAACGGAACAAGTTATTTATCAATGATATCATTGAATACAGTGTACAGTGGATTGATATAGAATAA